The following proteins are encoded in a genomic region of Ostrea edulis chromosome 7, xbOstEdul1.1, whole genome shotgun sequence:
- the LOC125672810 gene encoding semaphorin-5A-like has protein sequence MPARHCIAVGCTTDSRTSSNDVSFYQLLKVESELKKWLRLVKCGELEVENKELRKENEILKSREVDFRKELLNNYFMTRFHFGKGLGGQDPRNGKKNSKINQSFSTTFTFCNTIWGSGKRFMLQVQLNCCPREVELVSLDQNPACLQIHDVHGCFLENSTCTTTIPNDPKSCENEQPPVDGQWSEFISHGCTECSVTCGNGSQKFIETRECNNPIPENGGNTYNGSAIKVTQRACNVQKCQVDGQWSEFISLGFTECSVTCGNGSQKFIETRECNNPIPENGGNTCNGSAIKVTQRACNVQKCHAYEEMPKYSEWSDCSATCGIGAQIRVRLHACSDEYFQSDIESNTSGTELETRSCKIRNCQYFKNYPFISIEFLSSICVATILSFLFGIWVRSITCKRPVKEERDYANTGHNQIQRTANERYSNYHLRYDVVESCEDVPEYSSCDDAIITHGSWQQTEKMKYYNDSLYGEPCSAPHIKDQCSESEDSNSYYCNTVTNMVENKMDMENNEYENIGSINM, from the exons ATGCCTGCGCGACATTGCATTGCTGTCGGTTGTACTACTGATAGTAGAACGTCAAGCAACGATGTCAGTTTTTACCAGCTACTCAAGGTGGAGAGTGAATTGAAGAAGTGGCTGCGTTTG GTTAAATGCGGAGAACTTGAAGTAGAAAACAAAGAACTGAGAAAAGAGAATGAAATCCTAAAATCCCGTGAAGTTGATTTCCGGAAGGAACTTCTCAACAAT TATTTTATGACAAGGTTTCATTTTGGAAAGGGGCTGGGAGGTCAGGATCCAAGAAATGGCAAGAAAAACAGCAAAATAAACCAG TCCTTTTCCACAACATTTACATTCTGTAACACCATCTGGGGAAGCGGCAAG AGGTTTATG CTCCAAGTTCAGTTGAACTGCTGTCCACGGGAAGTAGAACTGGTTTCTCTGGATCAAA ATCCAGCCTGTCTTCAGATTCATGATGTTCATGGCTGCTTCCTGGAAAACTCAACTTGTACAACAACAATTCCAAATGATCCAAAATCTTGTGAGAACGAACAACCACCGG ttgATGGACAATGGTCAGAATTCATTTCACATGGATGTACAGAGTGTTCTGTAACCTGTGGAAATGGTTCCCAAAAATTCATCGAAACCAGAGAATGTAACAACCCTATCCCCGAAAATGGAGGGAACACCTACAACGGATCTGCTATCAAAGTAACTCAACGGGCTTGCAATGTTCAGAAGTGCCAAG ttgATGGACAGTGGTCAGAATTCATTTCACTTGGATTTACAGAGTGTTCTGTAACCTGTGGAAATGGTTCCCAAAAATTCATCGAAACCAGAGAATGTAACAACCCTATCCCCGAAAATGGAGGGAACACCTGCAACGGATCTGCTATTAAAGTAACTCAACGGGCTTGCAATGTTCAAAAGTGCCACG CCTATGAAGAAATGCCGAAGTATTCCGAGTGGAGCGATTGTTCAGCAACCTGTGGTATTGGTGCTCAAATCCGTGTTAGATTACATGCATGTTCTGATGAATATTTCCAAAGTGATATTGAAAGCAATACCAGCGGAACCGAATTAGAAACGAGATCATGCAAGATACGAAATTGTCAAT ATTTCAAGAACTATCCCTTTATCTCCATTGAATTCCTCTCCAGTATCTGTGTGGCTACTATCCTGTCTTTTCTGTTTGGGATATGGGTCCGTTCAATAACGTGCAAGCGTCCAGTTAAAGAAGAAAGAGATTATGCCAACACCGGTCATAACCAAATTCAACGAACTGCCAACGAAAGGTACAGCAATTATCATTTGAGATATGATGTTGTGGAGTCCTGCGAAGATGTACCAGAATACTCTTCCTGTGATGATGCTATTATCACACACGGATCGTGGCAgcaaacagaaaaaatgaagtATTACAACGATAGTTTATACGGAGAACCATGCAGTGCACCTCACATCAAAGACCAATGTTCCGAGAGTGAAGATAGTAACAGTTACTATTGCAATACGGTCACCAATATGGTTGAAAACAAGATGGACATGGAGAATAATGAATATGAGAATATTGGTTCTATTAACATGTGA